One Branchiostoma floridae strain S238N-H82 chromosome 1, Bfl_VNyyK, whole genome shotgun sequence genomic region harbors:
- the LOC118423921 gene encoding uncharacterized protein LOC118423921: protein MAVNLIPTLLISVYVVLTRARLAEGRSFNVSVPENAPVGTEVVGVRQWLGMQKAELPCVKTEGDPYGRFLLTKECTLVVANPLDWSVQSEYTIKIRVGRVQEVINVWIQVTDVSGYPPVYNETCETPISPAGKDTGEVLFSFDFNVEAKTDTGDVLAVRRTLNKFYETRNMRKFPNTRFSYTESSNCRLQTIFVVRSLNDLVAADQLWSGQFRNLPCRADSRDSELSIHLYSYTMMGDLIRNYVIERYFGTLNFIYLITLTFPAKSTVRLVCQFPPLGKPVRIGTPPNPTRLAHVQSLNIDVHPQGCPVGKYGLLCDKNCTCQNGARCHGFNGACKCQHGWQGVACDIPKPDVAATKTPSDSRAIYMFTNVTIHCRVYHIDVETLSLRFPNTSEVMSEGVNQLDIKVFNAQLHDEGPYTCQARDNDGKVFNKTIVLNINCPPNGKGELCDEVCDCLHSASCDRWAGCVCPPGWTGTRCQTQCPEGTYGKDCTKTRGCQHGASCSPIDGRCNCTVGWYGSNCGGACPKSRYGWRCRQVCSCKNNATCHHVDGSCACVPPWGGRNCDKFHVTQTTSLIEILVPLASILLVVPW from the coding sequence ATGGCAGTTAACCTGATACCAACACTCCTTATTAGTGTCTACGTCGTCTTGACTCGGGCCAGGTTAGCGGAGGGGCGCAGCTTCAACGTTTCCGTGCCTGAAAATGCTCCAGTCGGGACAGAGGTTGTCGGTGTGCGACAATGGCTGGGCATGCAGAAAGCGGAACTTCCGTGTGTGAAAACGGAGGGAGATCCGTACGGCAGGTTCCTTCTGACTAAGGAGTGCACCCTTGTGGTGGCCAACCCTCTGGACTGGTCAGTACAGTCGGAATACACCATCAAGATTCGCGTCGGGCGTGTTCAAGAAGTCATTAATGTGTGGATACAGGTTACTGACGTCTCGGGCTATCCTCCCGTGTATAATGAGACGTGTGAGACTCCGATCTCTCCCGCAGGTAAGGACACCGGAGAAGTTCTGTTCAGTTTTGACTTTAACGTTGAAGCAAAGACGGATACTGGCGACGTACTTGCGGTTCGAAGGACATTAAACAAGTTTTACGAAACACGAAACATGAGGAAGTTTCCTAATACTCGATTTTCCTACACAGAAAGCAGCAATTGTCGATTGCAGACTATTTTTGTTGTGCGTTCACTGAATGATTTAGTAGCTGCAGACCAACTGTGGTCAGGACAGTTCCGTAACCTGCCCTGTCGTGCAGACAGCAGAGATAGCGAGTTATCGATCCACCTCTACTCTTATACAATGATGGGTGATTTGATTCGGAACTATGTCATTGAACGATATTTCGGCACTCTCAACTTTATCTACCTGATAACTTTGACATTCCCAGCAAAGAGCACTGTCCGTCTTGTCTGTCAGTTTCCGCCGTTAGGAAAACCAGTCAGAATAGGTACACCCCCAAACCCGACGAGACTTGCACATGTGCAGTCGCTAAACATAGACGTCCACCCGCAAGGCTGTCCCGTGGGAAAATACGGTTTACTCTGCGATAAAAACTGCACCTGTCAGAACGGCGCCCGGTGTCACGGGTTTAATGGGGCGTGTAAATGTCAACACGGCTGGCAAGGTGTAGCCTGTGACATTCCTAAACCTGACGTCGCCGCAACAAAGACACCTAGCGATTCTCGGGCCATCTACATGTTCACCAACGTGACCATTCACTGTCGTGTGTACCACATTGATGTCGAGACTTTGTCTTTGCGGTTCCCAAATACATCTGAGGTCATGAGTGAAGGTGTCAATCAATTAGACATCAAGGTTTTCAACGCACAGTTACACGACGAAGGTCCCTATACGTGTCAGGCTCGAGACAACGACGGAAAGGTCTTCAATAAAACAATTGTGTTAAACATCAACTGTCCACCAAATGGGAAAGGTGAACTCTGTGATGAAGTGTGTGATTGCCTACATAGTGCCAGCTGTGACCGGTGGGCTGGTTGTGTGTGTCCACCGGGATGGACGGGAACCAGGTGTCAGACACAATGTCCGGAGGGCACGTACGGTAAAGACTGTACAAAGACCCGTGGCTGCCAACATGGAGCGAGCTGTAGCCCTATTGACGGCAGGTGTAACTGCACGGTCGGCTGGTACGGATCGAACTGCGGCGGAGCCTGTCCCAAAAGCCGGTACGGTTGGCGGTGCCGGCAGGTTTGCAGCTGTAAGAACAACGCCACCTGTCATCACGTGGACGGCAGCTGTGCGTGTGTGCCACCGTGGGGAGGAAGGAACTGTGACAAATTTCACGTCACTCAGACTACATCGCTGATCGAAATCCTTGTTCCCCTGGCCTCAATACTCCTAGTTGTACCGTGGTAG
- the LOC118423952 gene encoding tyrosine-protein kinase receptor Tie-1-like, with product MFGRVIQAQLRTPKGDITVAAKTVRSEDSQTYRDFYREAAILIVVHEEKDHDVRNSNIVQLIGMITTSKEKYILLEYSPTGDPLWVLRQFREGDGDDQADLLDRFLRYAVHVTRALGELERLRIVHRDVAARNVLITVDDVAKLADFGLARDVYTTADYVSTTQDGCHKLLPLKWMALESIETGEYTCQSDAWSFGVLLWEIATLGKDPCYDGRIQLSFLQMVGILRQGIRMERPPGCPEDLYRLMRSCWREVPATRPTPEGIEKRLLQLLPHYVIEMETAL from the coding sequence ATGTTTGGGCGGGTGATACAAGCGCAGCTGCGCACACCGAAAGGGGATATCACCGTGGCCGCCAAGACTGTCCGTTCGGAAGATTCACAGACCTACCGAGACTTTTACCGAGAAGCCGCCATCCTAATTGTCGTACATGAAGAGAAAGACCACGATGTTCGAAATTCAAACATTGTCCAACTCATAGGGATGATCACCACGTCTAAAGAAAAGTATATTCTTCTGGAGTATTCACCAACAGGAGACCCTTTGTGGGTCCTTCGGCAGTTTAGAGAGGGTGATGGGGACGACCAGGCTGACCTTCTTGATCGTTTTCTACGATACGCAGTGCACGTGACACGGGCGCTAGGAGAACTGGAACGTCTGCGCATCGTACATCGTGACGTGGCCGCTCGGAACGTCCTGATCACGGTGGACGATGTGGCCAAGCTAGCCGACTTCGGGCTGGCACGAGACGTGTACACCACCGCTGATTACGTCTCTACGACTCAAGACGGATGTCACAAACTCCttccgctgaagtggatggcgctGGAGTCCATCGAGACCGGCGAGTACACCTGTCAGAGTGACGCCTGGTccttcggcgtgctgctgtgggagatcgccacgcTGGGGAAAGATCCGTGCTATGATGGCAGAATTCAGCTGAGCTTTCTACAGATGGTGGGGATTTTGAGGCAAGGCATACGGATGGAGAGGCCACCGGGATGTCCAGAGGACCTGTACCGACTGATGAGGTCGTGTTGGCGCGAGGTTCCAGCTACAAGGCCGACTCCAGAAGGGATAGAAAAGAGGCTGTTACAACTGCTCCCACATTATGTTATTGAAATGGAGACTGCCCTTTAG